From Coturnix japonica isolate 7356 chromosome 3, Coturnix japonica 2.1, whole genome shotgun sequence, the proteins below share one genomic window:
- the LOC107312192 gene encoding uncharacterized protein LOC107312192, with product MPLGCCLDYLCPEIYKDVCSFLLQPLGKNLAPSQRTDIALVTLEKIIGDYGFDEKKWAETMLDVLRRNPGTWLMDVPEILGFIHANLKIQSTSVQQILLSVLDVLTVQFPRDVLRSVLTDLPQNDSTTLDILKSVLTLLEASKRIWDELSSVLQDQQLCEILSISTEELGLLRLTVSYWTRHRALLQGTLSPAPCLPLPSCIGLGAEGCNVAGTCVPVMQDRPPEQQQEPWSTDILEERTGTKLVRTGPPNQDEEMDEAFYEQLAEAAHSPALILMGDFNFPDIGWEYNMVQRKQSKRFLECVEDASLCRWYKSLLGVVPC from the exons ATGCCTCTGGGCTGCTGCTTGGATTACTTGTGTCCAGAGATCTATAAAGATGTTT GTTCCTTCTTACTGCAGCCCCTTGGAAAAAACCTTGCCCCTTCTCAGAGGACAGACATTGCCCTTGTAACCCTGGAGAAGATCATTGGGGACTATGGTTTTGATGAGAAGAAGTGGGCTGAGACTATGCTGGATGTGCTTCGGAGAAACCCTGGCACCTGGCTGATGGAT GTGCCAGAGATTCTGGGATTCATCCACGCCAACCTGAAGATCCAGAGCACATCAGTTCAGCAGatcctgctctcagtgctggatGTGCTGACCGTCCAGTTTCCCAGGGATGTGCTGAGGAGTGTGTTGACCGACCTCCCACAGAATGACAG CACTACCCTGGACATACTGAAGAGTGTGCTGACCCTGCTGGAAGCATCCAAGCGGATCTGGGATGAGCTCAGCAGTGTTCTACAGGACCAACAGCTGTGTGAGATATTGAGCATCAGCACAGAGGAGTTGGGCCTCCTTCGCTTGACTGTGAGTTACTGGACAAGGCACCGTGCTCTCCTTCAGGGCACTctctccccagctccctgcctccCCCTGCCATCCTGCATAGGCCTGGGCGCAGAGGGATG CAACGTTGCTGGGACATGTGTTCCTGTCATGCAAGACAGACCCCCTGAACAACAGCAGGAGCCTTGGAGCACAGACATCTtggaagaaagaacaggaacCAAGCTGGTTAGAACTGG ACCGCCTAAtcaggatgaagagatggaTGAGGCATTCTatgagcagctggcagaagctgcACATTCACCAGCACTCATTCTCATGggagacttcaacttccctgatataGGCTGGGAATATAATATGgtgcagaggaagcagtccAAGAGGTTTCTGGAGTGTGTGGAAGATGCATCCTTATGCAGGTGGTACAAGAGCCTACTAGGGGTGGTGCCCTGCTAG